A genomic stretch from Flavobacterium humidisoli includes:
- a CDS encoding IS110 family transposase, which yields MKNIIVGIDISSKTLDICVKEESVNYFSIENNVQVIKRFFKRYSDENVIIGMENTGRYNWNLFEVLEKFNFRVYVISALHIKKSIGLVRGKNDKIDALRICNFIEKNYQENREWKPSSRSIKKIKILLTERALRIKIKKQLMAQQHDYKLMKGIGLDKELKSLNVKLIKSVEEQIKAIENDIEKVIHDDQSLSQQQKLIKSVPGVGQVLSWTLLSKTEGFTVITDPRKMACYSGVVPFDFQSGTSLKRRPRVSMLADKGLKTILHLAAMSAIRLDNDLSKYYHRKIDEGKNKMSVLNAVRNKIIHRVFAVIKKQIPYQKDLVLS from the coding sequence ATGAAAAACATTATTGTCGGCATTGATATCAGCAGCAAGACTTTGGATATTTGTGTTAAGGAAGAATCTGTAAATTACTTTTCAATTGAGAACAACGTTCAGGTTATAAAACGTTTTTTCAAAAGATATTCAGATGAAAATGTGATTATAGGTATGGAAAACACAGGCAGATACAATTGGAATCTCTTTGAAGTGCTTGAGAAATTCAATTTTAGAGTTTATGTCATATCAGCTCTGCATATCAAAAAAAGCATAGGTCTTGTCAGAGGCAAAAATGATAAAATCGATGCACTGAGGATTTGTAATTTCATTGAGAAAAATTATCAGGAAAATAGAGAATGGAAGCCAAGTTCTCGCTCTATCAAAAAGATAAAAATACTATTGACCGAAAGAGCTTTAAGGATAAAAATTAAAAAACAGCTTATGGCCCAGCAGCATGATTATAAATTAATGAAAGGCATTGGATTGGATAAAGAACTAAAAAGTCTAAATGTAAAACTCATTAAAAGTGTTGAAGAACAAATTAAAGCTATTGAAAATGATATTGAAAAAGTAATCCATGATGACCAAAGTCTAAGCCAGCAGCAGAAACTGATAAAATCAGTTCCAGGAGTAGGCCAAGTTCTATCGTGGACATTATTATCAAAAACAGAAGGTTTTACGGTTATAACAGATCCAAGAAAAATGGCCTGTTACAGCGGGGTTGTACCATTCGATTTTCAATCTGGAACATCACTAAAAAGAAGACCTAGAGTTTCCATGCTTGCAGATAAAGGACTCAAAACCATCTTACATCTGGCAGCAATGAGTGCAATACGTTTGGATAATGATTTAAGCAAATACTATCATAGAAAAATTGATGAAGGAAAGAACAAAATGAGTGTTTTGAATGCTGTGAGAAATAAAATAATTCATAGAGTTTTTGCAGTAATAAAAAAACAAATCCCTTATCAAAAAGATTTGGTTTTATCATAG
- a CDS encoding GNAT family N-acetyltransferase: MSIKRTNSDDIDFINLVALLDQDLAIRDDEDHAFYNQFNKTDKIKHTIVYYEKGVPVGCGAFREKEPGTTEIKRMYVHPDHRKKGIASAVLKELEIWAKEVGYAYTILETGKNQPEAINLYQKLNYTIIPNYPPYEEMDNSVCMKKTL; the protein is encoded by the coding sequence ATGAGCATAAAACGAACCAATTCAGACGATATCGATTTTATAAATCTGGTCGCTTTATTAGATCAGGATTTAGCGATTAGGGATGACGAAGATCATGCATTTTACAATCAGTTTAATAAAACTGATAAAATAAAACATACAATTGTTTATTACGAAAAAGGAGTTCCTGTTGGCTGTGGCGCTTTTCGCGAAAAAGAACCAGGAACAACAGAAATCAAACGAATGTACGTTCACCCTGATCACAGAAAAAAAGGTATTGCATCTGCCGTTTTAAAAGAACTAGAAATTTGGGCAAAAGAAGTTGGTTACGCCTACACGATTCTTGAAACTGGAAAAAATCAGCCCGAAGCTATCAACTTATATCAAAAATTAAATTATACCATAATTCCAAATTATCCACCTTACGAGGAAATGGATAATAGTGTTTGCATGAAAAAGACTTTATAA
- a CDS encoding FAD-binding and (Fe-S)-binding domain-containing protein yields the protein MLTQSHLEQLAASLEGTLLFDELHKTLYSTDASVYRIKPNAVAIPKTTEDIAKLIKFAAEHKLSITPRTAGTSLAGQAVGDGLVIDVSKHFTKIISYNAKQKTVTVQPGVIRDELNLFLKPHGVFFAPITSTSNRAMIGGMVGNNSSGTTSIRYGVTRDKIAEVKALLSDGSEVVFKDLTSAEFIEKTKGDSLENKIYKTIYDELTIKEAQEEIVKEFPKPEIHRRNTGYAVDILLKSELFGGTEPTINLGRLLCGSEGTLAFTTEVTLKVDDLPPPHSIMVVGHYHTIQESLESVVVAMKHHLYTCEMIDDTILDCTKTNREHIKNRFFLVGEPKAIMLFEVASHTLEDAEKQADALIADLDKNNFGYARVKIYGNDIDKANELRKAGLGLLGSIVGDDKAADSIEDTAVELSDLPAYIAEFSAMMLRHGQEAIYYAHAGAGELHLRPVLNLKKTSDLKLFRTIATEVAHLVKKYRGSLSGEHGDGIVRGEFIPFMIGEKNYELLKRIKLAFDPNSVLNIGKIVNALKMDENHRVISGRVEPDIKTFQDFSDSLGILRAAEKCNGSGDCRKLPSGGGAMCPSYRATRNEKETTRARANALREYLTYSEKENKFDQKELYEVFELCVSCKACASECPSNVDVATLKAEFLYQYQKANGFSTRNKIFANNAKLNKMGSKFPSITNFISNRSLVKKTMGIAPERQVPLLAKKTFRKWYANNKPSQRDFSNGRLYLFVDEFTNYYDVNIGIDAFELLTKLGYQVLVVDHEESGRTYLSKGFLEEAKKIANHNVSVFKDLVLGNAPLIGIEPSAILTFRDEYLRLADDKEAAEKLSRNAFTIEEFFKKEIIDGKITADSFSDETKEIKIHGHCHQKSLSSVEATFAMLNLPKNNTVTIYNSGCCGMAGSFGYEKEHYQVSMQMGEDTLFPKVRNTAENVKIAAAGTSCRHQIYDGTKREAQHPVSILRSCLK from the coding sequence ATGTTGACCCAATCTCATTTAGAGCAATTAGCCGCAAGTCTCGAAGGCACACTTTTATTCGATGAGCTTCATAAAACGCTTTATTCTACAGATGCTTCGGTGTACCGAATTAAGCCCAATGCGGTAGCAATTCCTAAAACGACCGAGGATATTGCCAAACTGATAAAGTTTGCGGCAGAACATAAGTTGTCGATTACGCCAAGAACTGCAGGAACTTCGCTGGCAGGACAGGCAGTTGGAGACGGATTGGTGATTGATGTGTCGAAGCATTTTACAAAAATCATTTCATACAATGCCAAGCAGAAAACTGTAACGGTTCAGCCAGGCGTAATTCGCGATGAGCTGAATTTATTCTTAAAACCTCATGGCGTATTTTTCGCTCCAATTACTTCGACTTCTAATCGTGCGATGATTGGCGGAATGGTAGGAAATAACTCTTCGGGAACAACTTCTATTCGATATGGTGTTACGCGCGATAAAATTGCGGAAGTAAAAGCACTTTTAAGCGATGGTTCTGAAGTGGTTTTTAAAGATCTGACTTCGGCTGAATTTATTGAGAAAACAAAAGGTGATTCTTTAGAAAATAAAATATACAAAACGATTTACGACGAGCTTACTATAAAAGAAGCTCAAGAAGAAATCGTAAAAGAGTTTCCGAAACCAGAAATTCACAGAAGAAATACAGGTTATGCCGTTGATATTTTGCTGAAATCAGAATTATTTGGCGGAACAGAACCAACCATAAATCTTGGAAGACTGCTTTGCGGAAGCGAAGGGACTTTGGCTTTTACAACAGAAGTGACGCTGAAAGTTGATGATTTGCCTCCGCCTCATAGCATTATGGTCGTTGGGCATTATCATACGATTCAAGAATCTTTAGAATCGGTTGTGGTGGCGATGAAACATCATTTGTACACTTGCGAAATGATCGATGATACGATTTTAGATTGTACCAAAACGAATCGTGAACATATTAAAAATCGTTTCTTTTTGGTTGGAGAACCGAAAGCGATTATGTTGTTTGAAGTAGCATCGCACACTTTAGAAGATGCCGAAAAACAAGCCGATGCTTTGATTGCCGATTTAGATAAAAACAATTTTGGTTATGCGCGAGTAAAAATCTACGGAAATGATATTGACAAAGCCAATGAGTTGAGAAAAGCAGGTCTTGGACTTTTAGGAAGTATTGTAGGCGACGATAAAGCAGCCGATTCTATTGAAGATACAGCGGTAGAATTAAGTGACTTGCCAGCTTATATTGCAGAGTTTTCTGCGATGATGCTGCGTCACGGACAGGAAGCGATTTATTATGCGCATGCAGGTGCAGGAGAATTGCACCTTCGTCCGGTTTTGAATTTGAAGAAAACATCTGATTTAAAATTATTCAGAACCATTGCGACAGAAGTGGCACATTTGGTAAAAAAATACAGAGGTTCCTTAAGCGGTGAGCACGGCGACGGAATCGTACGCGGTGAGTTTATTCCGTTTATGATTGGCGAAAAGAATTACGAACTTTTGAAAAGAATTAAATTAGCGTTTGATCCGAATTCGGTTTTAAATATCGGGAAGATTGTCAATGCCTTAAAAATGGATGAAAATCATCGTGTGATTTCAGGAAGGGTAGAACCAGACATTAAAACATTTCAGGATTTCTCAGACAGTTTAGGCATTTTGCGTGCCGCCGAAAAATGCAACGGTTCTGGCGATTGTCGAAAACTGCCGTCTGGCGGAGGAGCAATGTGTCCGAGTTATCGTGCAACGCGAAATGAGAAAGAAACAACTCGTGCGAGAGCCAATGCACTGCGAGAATATTTAACGTATTCTGAAAAAGAAAATAAATTTGACCAGAAAGAATTATATGAAGTTTTTGAGTTGTGTGTAAGTTGTAAAGCCTGCGCAAGCGAATGTCCGAGTAATGTGGACGTAGCAACTTTGAAAGCAGAATTTTTATACCAATATCAAAAAGCAAACGGATTTTCTACCCGAAATAAGATTTTTGCCAACAATGCCAAACTGAACAAAATGGGAAGTAAATTCCCGTCGATTACAAATTTTATTTCGAATCGGTCTTTGGTCAAAAAAACAATGGGAATTGCGCCCGAAAGACAAGTTCCATTATTGGCGAAAAAGACTTTTAGAAAATGGTATGCTAATAATAAACCGTCACAAAGAGATTTTTCGAATGGAAGATTGTATTTGTTTGTAGATGAATTCACGAATTATTATGATGTCAATATCGGAATTGATGCTTTCGAGTTATTGACAAAGTTAGGTTATCAGGTTTTGGTTGTTGATCATGAAGAAAGTGGAAGAACCTATCTTTCAAAAGGATTTTTGGAAGAAGCGAAGAAAATTGCCAATCATAATGTAAGTGTTTTTAAAGATTTGGTTTTAGGAAATGCACCTTTAATCGGAATTGAGCCTTCAGCAATTTTGACTTTTAGAGATGAATATCTTCGTTTAGCCGATGATAAAGAAGCTGCGGAGAAATTATCCAGAAATGCTTTTACAATTGAAGAATTCTTCAAAAAAGAAATTATAGATGGTAAAATCACAGCCGATTCTTTTTCAGATGAAACTAAAGAAATTAAGATTCACGGACATTGCCACCAAAAATCGTTGAGTTCTGTTGAAGCGACTTTCGCAATGCTTAATCTTCCAAAAAATAATACAGTTACGATTTACAATTCGGGTTGCTGCGGAATGGCGGGTTCTTTTGGTTATGAAAAAGAGCATTATCAAGTGAGTATGCAGATGGGGGAGGATACTTTATTTCCTAAAGTGCGTAATACAGCTGAAAATGTAAAAATCGCAGCTGCAGGAACAAGCTGTCGCCATCAGATTTATGATGGAACGAAGAGAGAAGCACAACATCCTGTTTCGATTTTGAGAAGTTGTTTGAAATAA
- a CDS encoding MFS transporter has protein sequence MKIDNKPWFWIPLLNFASGLPYAIIISVSVIMYKNLGITNEDIGVYTSLLYLPWVIKPLWSPLIELIGTKRKWFLLMQLIISIAFLLVGFTLPLNGFFIMTLSIFWVAAFASASNDIASDGFYLLVLPEDKQSFFIGIRSTFYRLSMLAGNGLVVLFAGYLEHKFGDNTKAWSYTMICVGLLMAFITVYNFIFTPKNEINAVKNHKETPNQSFGTIFASFFKKKQIGLILTFILVFRLGESQLLKMLSPFLLDPKELGGMGLDTEAVGIIYGTCGVAALTIGGILGGIAISKQGLTKWMFPMFLAMHLPILGFILLAFFHPTSIYYIYAVVIVEQFGYGFGFTAFMMYLIHVAEGESKTAHYALATGFMALGMMLPGMLSGFIQKYLGYQNFFIWVLLATIPGLILSRFLTFPKDFGKKSEEV, from the coding sequence ATGAAAATAGATAATAAACCTTGGTTTTGGATTCCGCTTCTTAACTTCGCTTCTGGATTACCGTATGCTATAATTATCTCTGTTTCGGTAATTATGTATAAAAATCTAGGTATTACAAATGAAGATATTGGTGTTTACACCAGTTTACTTTATCTGCCTTGGGTTATTAAACCACTTTGGAGTCCGCTTATCGAATTAATCGGAACCAAAAGAAAATGGTTTCTGCTGATGCAATTAATCATTTCGATTGCCTTTTTGCTGGTTGGTTTCACCCTTCCGCTCAACGGATTTTTTATCATGACACTTTCCATATTCTGGGTTGCGGCTTTTGCGTCGGCTTCTAATGATATTGCCAGCGATGGCTTTTATTTATTGGTTTTACCAGAAGACAAGCAATCTTTCTTTATTGGCATTAGAAGTACTTTTTACAGACTTTCGATGCTGGCAGGAAACGGATTAGTAGTGCTTTTTGCAGGTTATTTAGAACATAAATTTGGAGACAATACGAAAGCGTGGTCTTATACCATGATTTGTGTTGGTTTACTAATGGCTTTCATTACAGTTTATAATTTCATTTTCACGCCGAAGAATGAAATTAATGCCGTAAAAAACCACAAAGAAACGCCAAATCAAAGTTTCGGAACCATATTTGCCAGTTTCTTCAAGAAAAAACAAATCGGGTTAATTTTAACTTTTATCTTGGTTTTCAGATTAGGAGAATCTCAATTGCTTAAAATGCTAAGTCCGTTTTTACTTGATCCAAAAGAATTAGGCGGAATGGGATTAGACACCGAAGCGGTTGGAATCATTTACGGAACTTGCGGAGTCGCAGCCTTAACTATCGGAGGTATTTTAGGCGGAATTGCAATCTCAAAACAAGGATTGACCAAATGGATGTTTCCTATGTTTTTGGCCATGCACCTTCCAATTTTAGGATTTATATTATTGGCTTTCTTTCATCCTACATCAATTTATTACATTTATGCCGTTGTAATTGTAGAGCAATTCGGTTACGGTTTTGGCTTTACCGCCTTCATGATGTATTTAATTCATGTTGCCGAAGGAGAATCAAAAACAGCACATTATGCACTGGCAACTGGCTTTATGGCATTAGGAATGATGCTTCCAGGAATGTTAAGCGGTTTTATACAAAAATATTTAGGCTATCAAAACTTCTTTATTTGGGTTTTATTAGCTACAATTCCAGGTCTTATTTTATCACGTTTTTTAACTTTCCCAAAAGATTTTGGGAAGAAATCAGAAGAAGTTTAA
- a CDS encoding anhydro-N-acetylmuramic acid kinase, with amino-acid sequence MNKNITALYTIAQKETRKILGLMSGTSLDGLDIALCAISGSGENTEVKILEFETISYSEDIKNEIRKVFAQRTIDFQHLALLNEWIGILHSGMINDCLAKWNISSSEVDLIASHGQTVLHAPKFLHGQEKFPNATLQIGDGDHIAVKTGIITLSDFRQKHVAAGGEGAPLAVYGDYLLFGKKGENRIMLNMGGIGNYTYLPSSLNAEEVFVTDTGTANTLIDIFTKHYFPEKSYDKDAKIASQGTVNQDLLSELKKEDFFQKSFPKSIGQELFNFDFVQSALVKCGLENISASDLLATLTRLSAETIAEAIFFTIKNTPISAEDFHIYMSGGGTNNPLLVKWLKELLPCQFHTSDDLGILSDAKEAVLFALLANETVSGGDYNFGNSKGIPSVTMGKISFPD; translated from the coding sequence ATGAATAAAAATATAACCGCGCTCTATACTATAGCTCAAAAAGAAACCCGAAAAATATTGGGCTTAATGTCTGGAACTTCTCTCGACGGACTTGATATTGCTTTGTGTGCTATTTCTGGTTCTGGCGAAAACACAGAGGTAAAAATCCTAGAATTTGAAACCATTTCTTATTCGGAAGATATTAAAAACGAAATCAGAAAAGTTTTTGCTCAGAGAACAATCGATTTTCAGCATTTGGCTTTATTAAACGAATGGATCGGAATATTGCATAGCGGTATGATTAACGATTGTCTTGCCAAATGGAATATTTCGTCAAGCGAAGTGGATTTAATTGCTTCGCACGGGCAAACGGTTTTGCATGCGCCTAAGTTTTTGCACGGGCAAGAAAAATTTCCAAACGCCACTTTGCAAATTGGCGACGGCGATCATATTGCGGTAAAAACAGGAATTATTACACTTTCCGATTTCAGACAAAAACACGTTGCTGCGGGTGGTGAAGGCGCTCCTTTGGCGGTTTACGGCGATTATTTACTATTCGGAAAAAAAGGCGAAAACAGAATCATGCTTAACATGGGCGGAATCGGGAATTATACGTATCTCCCTTCCTCTTTAAACGCCGAAGAAGTTTTTGTAACCGATACAGGAACGGCAAATACTTTAATCGACATTTTTACCAAACATTATTTCCCTGAAAAAAGCTATGATAAAGATGCCAAAATCGCCAGTCAGGGAACGGTAAATCAGGATCTTTTAAGCGAACTCAAAAAAGAGGATTTCTTCCAGAAAAGCTTTCCAAAATCAATTGGACAAGAGCTGTTTAATTTCGATTTTGTGCAGTCGGCTTTGGTAAAATGTGGTCTAGAAAATATTTCGGCATCAGATTTGCTAGCGACTTTAACGCGTTTAAGTGCTGAAACTATTGCAGAAGCGATTTTTTTCACCATAAAAAACACTCCGATTTCAGCAGAAGATTTTCATATCTATATGTCTGGAGGCGGAACAAATAATCCGTTATTGGTAAAATGGCTAAAGGAATTATTGCCTTGCCAGTTTCACACCAGCGACGATTTGGGCATTTTAAGCGATGCCAAAGAAGCAGTTTTATTTGCGCTTTTAGCAAACGAAACCGTTTCTGGAGGAGATTACAATTTTGGAAACAGCAAAGGAATTCCATCGGTAACCATGGGAAAAATTTCGTTTCCTGATTAA
- a CDS encoding glycoside hydrolase family 10 protein, with protein sequence MHKNQHLIFFLLISFFITSISNAQEKNMHPKNEFRGVWIATVVNIDWPKTSTDNVEKEKADYLEILEAYKKLNYNAVIVQIRSVGDAIYPSEFAPWSRFLTGKEGLAPNPYYDTLAWMIEQAHNRGFEFHAWLNPYRATFDLNKNLLSPNHDLFKHPEWMIEYGGKYYYDPALPEVQAHLTKVVKEVVDNYDIDAVHFDDYFYPYAVPGKVFNDNASYQKYGAGLSRADWRRANVSNFVHSISNTIKESKPWVQFGISPFGVWRNKSQDPKGSETQSTSNYDDLYADPMLWMDQKWIDYILPQLYWSMNNPRASYSKLVKWWSENSNNTAIYIGHATYKIRADGDKNWNYMTEIPTQIDYLRTFKNVSGSAYFSSKWFMGKNFDVARHLEENQYKYPALPAAVPNLRHVIIDTPKVLEYSKDSIKYNFTFQSPLNTKVRYMVVYGGEHVSKIDINDATKIIEKVTVKEVDGKITFAIAAGKLNLYKACAVTFIDYYANESSPTAIDLKKPLKNYIPAQPNENR encoded by the coding sequence ATGCATAAAAATCAGCACTTAATATTCTTTCTTTTAATTTCATTTTTCATTACTTCGATTTCTAATGCACAGGAAAAAAACATGCATCCTAAAAACGAATTTAGAGGTGTCTGGATTGCAACGGTTGTAAACATTGACTGGCCGAAAACAAGTACAGATAATGTCGAAAAAGAAAAAGCTGATTACCTTGAAATTTTAGAAGCCTATAAAAAACTGAATTATAACGCTGTAATTGTTCAAATTAGAAGCGTTGGAGATGCTATTTATCCATCAGAATTTGCGCCTTGGTCTCGCTTTTTGACAGGGAAAGAAGGTTTGGCTCCGAACCCCTATTACGATACATTGGCGTGGATGATTGAACAGGCGCATAACAGAGGTTTTGAATTTCATGCTTGGCTGAATCCATATCGCGCGACTTTCGACTTGAATAAAAATCTTTTAAGTCCAAATCATGATCTTTTTAAACATCCGGAATGGATGATTGAATACGGCGGAAAATACTATTACGATCCTGCATTGCCAGAAGTACAGGCGCATTTAACCAAAGTGGTAAAAGAAGTGGTTGATAATTATGATATCGATGCAGTTCATTTTGATGATTATTTTTATCCTTATGCTGTTCCAGGAAAAGTGTTTAACGACAATGCCTCTTACCAAAAATATGGCGCAGGTTTAAGCCGTGCCGATTGGCGCCGTGCAAATGTGAGCAACTTTGTGCATTCTATTTCAAATACAATTAAAGAAAGCAAACCGTGGGTTCAATTCGGGATTAGTCCGTTTGGGGTTTGGCGAAATAAATCTCAAGATCCGAAAGGTTCTGAAACGCAGTCGACTTCAAATTATGACGACTTATACGCAGATCCTATGTTATGGATGGATCAAAAATGGATCGATTATATTCTACCACAATTGTATTGGAGTATGAATAATCCGAGAGCTTCCTATTCTAAATTGGTGAAATGGTGGTCTGAAAACTCTAACAATACAGCCATTTATATTGGTCACGCTACATACAAAATTAGAGCTGATGGCGATAAAAACTGGAATTACATGACCGAAATTCCAACTCAAATTGATTATTTAAGAACTTTCAAAAATGTTTCTGGAAGCGCTTATTTCAGCTCAAAATGGTTTATGGGCAAAAACTTCGATGTGGCTCGCCATTTAGAAGAAAATCAATATAAATATCCTGCGCTTCCTGCAGCGGTTCCAAACTTAAGGCATGTAATTATTGATACGCCAAAGGTTTTAGAGTATAGCAAAGACAGCATTAAATATAATTTCACCTTCCAAAGTCCGCTTAACACAAAGGTTCGTTACATGGTGGTTTATGGAGGCGAACATGTTTCAAAAATCGACATTAATGATGCTACAAAAATCATCGAAAAAGTAACGGTAAAAGAAGTTGATGGAAAAATTACTTTTGCAATAGCGGCCGGAAAACTGAATCTTTACAAAGCCTGCGCAGTAACTTTTATTGATTATTATGCCAACGAAAGTTCTCCAACTGCAATAGATTTAAAAAAGCCTTTAAAAAACTATATACCTGCTCAGCCAAATGAAAATAGATAA
- a CDS encoding glycoside hydrolase family 3 protein, producing MKITAEALRQRIGQFFFPAVFINDTEENIQETERLIKEHNIGGLTFFHSRASAATNYESKKKVVFNDDSYEKIKALIVRYQKASSTPLLISIDAEWGLAMRIEKTPQYPYAITLGALPENKSSLVYEVGKQIGLDLKAAGIQYNLSPLADINNNPNNPVIGYRSFGENKEKVADFSIEYLKGMSEVGVLGCLKHFPGHGNTNVDSHLGLPVLKETLEELLENELYPFIKGIENNVDSIMIGHLAVPSLNDGKDTSATLSKAVIQDLLRDKLGYDGLVISDALNMHSVSKLYETKGQLEWEAFNAGNDVLCFAENVPEGIEAIFKNASPDRIFESYNRIMKAKEKAGILSGNTAISGELNFEKTSQLNLEIAQNAITKIIDNSISDLALEAQKNNKLAKLSLYKNTENTFFKTLNAKLPSPEFAFESLETSDINSIKSELEKFETIIISLFVPKAKPLNNFEVNDEVLELLSNLLQTKKCIVYVFGNPYVLPLIPNLKKALGLIQAYQDFEEFQKIAGIQFLEKNSFKGVLPVNIDIQ from the coding sequence ATGAAAATCACAGCCGAAGCATTACGACAAAGAATAGGACAATTTTTCTTTCCAGCAGTATTCATCAACGATACCGAAGAAAATATTCAAGAAACTGAACGTTTAATCAAAGAACACAACATTGGAGGATTGACTTTTTTTCATAGTCGTGCGAGCGCCGCAACCAACTACGAAAGCAAGAAAAAAGTTGTTTTCAACGATGATAGCTATGAAAAAATCAAAGCGTTGATCGTTCGTTATCAAAAAGCCTCTTCTACTCCACTCTTAATCAGTATTGATGCCGAATGGGGTTTAGCAATGCGAATCGAAAAAACACCGCAATATCCGTATGCTATTACACTTGGCGCTTTACCAGAAAACAAATCAAGTTTAGTTTACGAAGTAGGAAAACAAATTGGTTTAGATTTAAAAGCAGCTGGAATTCAGTATAATTTATCGCCTTTGGCAGACATCAATAATAACCCTAACAATCCTGTAATTGGCTATCGCTCTTTTGGCGAAAACAAAGAAAAAGTAGCCGATTTTTCAATTGAATATTTAAAAGGAATGTCGGAAGTTGGCGTTTTAGGCTGCCTGAAGCATTTTCCTGGACATGGAAACACCAATGTCGATTCGCATTTAGGATTACCTGTTTTAAAAGAAACTTTGGAAGAATTATTAGAAAACGAATTATATCCTTTCATTAAAGGAATCGAAAACAATGTTGATTCGATTATGATTGGACATTTGGCTGTTCCGAGTCTAAATGATGGAAAAGATACTTCTGCAACATTATCAAAAGCGGTTATTCAGGATTTATTACGTGATAAATTAGGTTACGATGGTTTGGTAATTTCTGATGCTTTAAATATGCACAGCGTTTCGAAATTGTATGAAACAAAAGGACAATTAGAATGGGAAGCCTTCAATGCTGGAAATGATGTTTTATGTTTCGCAGAAAATGTTCCCGAAGGAATTGAAGCGATCTTTAAAAATGCCTCGCCAGATCGTATTTTTGAAAGTTATAATAGAATCATGAAGGCCAAAGAAAAAGCAGGAATTCTTTCTGGAAATACTGCAATTTCAGGCGAATTAAACTTCGAAAAAACATCTCAATTAAATCTTGAAATCGCTCAAAATGCAATTACAAAAATCATTGATAATAGCATTTCAGATTTAGCACTTGAAGCGCAGAAAAACAACAAATTAGCCAAACTGAGTTTATATAAAAATACCGAAAATACATTCTTCAAAACTTTAAATGCAAAATTACCTTCACCAGAATTTGCTTTTGAAAGTTTAGAAACTTCAGATATCAATTCTATCAAAAGTGAATTAGAAAAATTCGAAACGATCATTATTTCATTATTTGTCCCAAAAGCAAAACCATTAAATAATTTCGAAGTAAATGATGAAGTTTTAGAACTGCTTTCAAATTTGCTACAAACCAAAAAATGCATTGTTTACGTTTTTGGAAATCCCTACGTTTTACCACTTATTCCGAATCTAAAAAAGGCTTTGGGATTAATTCAGGCGTATCAAGATTTTGAAGAATTTCAAAAAATAGCAGGAATTCAATTTTTAGAAAAAAATAGTTTCAAAGGTGTTTTACCAGTAAATATTGACATTCAATAA